The proteins below are encoded in one region of Desulfomonilaceae bacterium:
- a CDS encoding 4Fe-4S dicluster domain-containing protein: MNPQTSSVKQSASPMSADLVSVINQCYQCGKCSAGCPVAPDMDLLPHQLVRLAVLGDVDRIIQSKSIWLCLTCHTCGARCPNGIDVPGLLDPIRHSILRNKGTLTDPKVAIFHKTFMDTVKYFGRVYELFLVGMYKFRTKTFMEDMELGMNMFRKGKL; this comes from the coding sequence ATGAATCCTCAAACTTCCTCTGTTAAGCAATCAGCGTCGCCGATGTCGGCGGATTTAGTATCAGTAATCAATCAGTGTTACCAGTGTGGCAAATGTTCCGCAGGCTGCCCCGTTGCCCCTGACATGGACCTGTTGCCCCATCAGCTTGTTCGTCTGGCCGTATTGGGAGATGTAGACAGGATAATCCAGTCCAAGAGTATCTGGCTATGTTTGACATGCCACACCTGTGGGGCAAGATGCCCAAACGGCATCGACGTCCCGGGACTCCTTGATCCGATCAGGCACAGTATCCTGAGGAACAAGGGAACCTTGACCGATCCCAAGGTAGCCATATTTCACAAGACTTTTATGGACACGGTCAAGTATTTCGGTCGTGTCTATGAGCTTTTTCTCGTGGGAATGTATAAATTTAGAACCAAGACCTTTATGGAAGACATGGAGCTTGGCATGAACATGTTCCGTAAAGGGAAGTTGC
- a CDS encoding PAS domain S-box protein, whose amino-acid sequence MAPTIRTRTYLLLSIGALFVFVGVMVIILVNSNMKKQALVEAESKARLMLDRNLATHTYFTKDLKPSLFKTIGPLQSTDYFDPIWMSSTYAVLKMEKYFHHFNSKPYFYKESAINARSPENEADEYERQFINDLSADVKLNQRSAVRFFEKQPFLTVIRRGESMEDSCLRCHSTPDRAPGDLVKRYGPEKSFNRHIGDVVEAISIRIPLEVAYENANRFSLHLSALLIGLLFMVFGALFLLIRGFILSPLTAVRDQAVLITESPERLGEDISPPKNKEMRDLVNAFNKMSVRLKESYQNLEEKIRARTAELESSRQELLVEADELNRAQVSLRESQERYHDIWEKAPVMMVSLDSQAQINFVSDRFCEELGYERSEVLGRRSFDFQTENSAHYARSIVFPAFMKTGLVIDAPLQLVKKSGDVIDVLLNVTAERDSQGSIVRSRSVFIDVTQRKRAENLLQESEERYKNLLEVAPVGIAVHSEGEIVFLNPTGVSLLGGETEEQLIGKPIIEIIHPDGLEKAQSRIKRMMAGERGLYPAEDVYLKLDGTSTNVEVMATPLQYECKRAVQVIFTDITERKKTEEQLRRSEENYLKLFQDAPLMYVITRNEQGIPFISDCNKLFLNSVGFAREEVIGKPLADFYSPESQARLLDGGGYARALAGEYVMGERQLLTRDGRLIQTFLYTMPETDYSGHVTGTRSMFVDVTAERKAEETQRRLATAIDQATEGVIITNTEGTIHYVNPAISRMTGYSKEELRGANPRILKSEEHDSIFYAQLWATIKSGKIWSGRFINRKKNGQLYYEDSTISPVKDTSGAIVNFVAVKRDITEHLELSKQLFQAQKMEAIGTLAGGVAHDFNNLLQAVLGYSELMLQRKKEEEPDYADLQKIYQAGKRGADLVKSLMTFSRKVDTKHVPVDLNQEITSVRSLLSRTIPKTININLHLKGNLESIEADPSQISQVLMNLGVNARDAMPDGGTLTIETTNIQMDEEYCKSHLEAKPGNYVVLTFSDTGQGMDKETLSHIFEPFFTTKEIGKGTGLGLATVYGIVKQHGGQIKCYSELGLGTTFTIYLPAIQVEQDSQAPTVETTIPRGTETVLLVDDEDDIRDLGATLISQFGYKVITANNGKEALEAFQREGNCISLIILDLIMPEMDGRKCLEEILRVNPNAKVIVASGHSESGSANNVMAAGARGFIQKPYNMRQLLTTIREILDID is encoded by the coding sequence GTGGCGCCCACCATTCGGACTCGTACCTACCTGTTATTATCAATCGGAGCGCTTTTTGTTTTTGTTGGTGTAATGGTCATCATTCTGGTGAACAGCAACATGAAAAAACAGGCGCTGGTGGAGGCGGAATCTAAAGCTCGTTTGATGCTGGACAGAAACCTTGCCACCCATACCTATTTTACAAAGGATCTAAAGCCAAGTCTTTTTAAGACTATAGGGCCATTGCAATCCACAGATTACTTTGATCCCATCTGGATGTCATCGACATACGCTGTTTTGAAGATGGAGAAATACTTCCACCATTTTAATTCAAAACCCTACTTCTATAAAGAAAGCGCTATCAACGCACGTTCCCCTGAGAACGAGGCTGACGAGTATGAAAGGCAGTTCATAAATGATTTGAGCGCTGATGTAAAACTTAACCAGAGAAGCGCTGTGCGTTTTTTCGAAAAACAGCCATTCTTAACTGTTATTCGCAGGGGAGAGTCTATGGAAGACTCTTGCTTGCGTTGTCACAGTACTCCAGATAGAGCCCCCGGAGATCTCGTCAAAAGATATGGTCCTGAGAAAAGCTTCAACAGGCATATAGGAGATGTTGTTGAGGCGATTTCGATACGAATACCCCTGGAAGTGGCCTATGAAAACGCCAATCGTTTTTCTCTCCATTTATCGGCGTTGCTTATAGGTTTATTATTCATGGTTTTTGGCGCCCTTTTTCTGCTGATTAGAGGATTCATTTTATCTCCTCTTACTGCGGTAAGGGATCAAGCGGTTTTGATAACAGAAAGCCCGGAACGGCTAGGAGAAGATATCTCACCACCCAAAAACAAGGAAATGAGGGATCTCGTAAACGCCTTCAATAAGATGTCCGTGAGACTGAAAGAAAGTTACCAAAACCTTGAGGAGAAAATCCGGGCTCGTACTGCAGAATTGGAATCTTCGAGGCAAGAACTCCTGGTAGAGGCTGATGAACTGAACAGAGCCCAGGTATCGTTGCGAGAGAGCCAGGAGCGATACCATGATATCTGGGAAAAAGCTCCTGTCATGATGGTGTCATTGGATTCTCAAGCGCAGATCAACTTCGTATCTGATCGCTTCTGCGAAGAACTCGGCTACGAGCGTAGTGAGGTTCTCGGACGGCGATCTTTTGATTTCCAGACAGAGAATTCGGCTCACTATGCTCGGTCGATTGTGTTTCCGGCTTTCATGAAAACAGGTCTGGTAATAGACGCTCCGTTGCAGTTGGTTAAGAAAAGTGGCGATGTCATCGATGTTTTGTTAAATGTGACAGCAGAGAGAGATTCTCAGGGTTCGATTGTGCGTTCACGTTCAGTGTTTATCGACGTTACCCAACGCAAACGGGCGGAAAATTTGCTGCAAGAGAGTGAGGAGCGTTATAAGAACCTGCTTGAGGTGGCTCCGGTTGGGATTGCGGTACACTCTGAGGGGGAAATTGTTTTTTTAAACCCCACTGGTGTGAGTCTGTTAGGTGGAGAAACAGAAGAGCAACTAATAGGCAAGCCGATCATAGAGATCATCCATCCCGATGGATTAGAAAAAGCGCAATCCAGGATAAAGAGAATGATGGCCGGAGAAAGAGGTCTTTACCCTGCAGAAGATGTTTACTTGAAGTTGGATGGCACATCCACAAATGTGGAAGTCATGGCGACTCCATTGCAATACGAATGCAAGCGGGCAGTACAGGTGATCTTTACCGACATCACAGAGCGCAAGAAAACAGAGGAGCAGTTGCGACGAAGTGAAGAGAACTATCTAAAACTGTTTCAGGATGCGCCCTTGATGTATGTCATCACCAGGAATGAGCAGGGAATTCCCTTCATTAGCGACTGCAACAAACTGTTTCTAAATTCCGTCGGTTTCGCTAGAGAGGAGGTAATTGGAAAACCCCTGGCCGACTTTTATTCGCCTGAGTCCCAGGCTCGACTTCTTGATGGTGGTGGCTATGCAAGGGCTCTTGCAGGAGAATACGTCATGGGCGAACGACAATTGTTAACGCGAGACGGTAGACTCATTCAAACATTCTTGTACACGATGCCTGAAACCGATTACTCCGGCCATGTGACCGGAACACGGTCCATGTTTGTAGACGTGACTGCCGAACGAAAGGCGGAGGAAACTCAAAGACGTCTGGCCACCGCCATTGATCAAGCTACAGAGGGGGTCATCATCACAAACACTGAGGGGACTATTCATTACGTCAACCCAGCAATAAGCAGAATGACAGGATACAGCAAGGAGGAACTTCGAGGGGCTAACCCTCGGATTTTGAAAAGCGAGGAACACGATTCTATTTTTTACGCTCAGTTATGGGCCACTATAAAATCAGGCAAGATCTGGTCAGGGCGGTTTATAAACAGGAAGAAAAACGGACAACTATATTATGAGGATTCCACGATTTCACCGGTAAAAGACACATCAGGAGCCATAGTGAACTTCGTTGCGGTCAAGCGTGATATTACGGAACATCTTGAGCTTTCAAAACAACTCTTCCAGGCTCAGAAGATGGAAGCGATAGGGACACTTGCAGGTGGCGTGGCGCACGATTTCAACAACCTGCTCCAGGCTGTATTGGGATATTCCGAGTTAATGCTCCAACGCAAAAAAGAAGAGGAACCTGACTACGCTGATCTACAGAAAATATATCAGGCGGGAAAGCGGGGCGCAGATCTGGTTAAAAGCTTGATGACTTTCAGTCGAAAGGTCGATACAAAGCATGTCCCCGTCGATTTGAATCAGGAAATAACCTCTGTTCGCAGCCTGTTATCCCGCACAATTCCAAAGACCATAAATATTAACTTACATCTCAAAGGGAACCTGGAATCAATCGAAGCGGACCCATCACAGATAAGCCAAGTCTTGATGAATCTGGGAGTAAACGCAAGGGACGCAATGCCGGACGGTGGGACATTAACTATTGAGACGACAAACATACAGATGGACGAGGAATATTGTAAGTCTCATCTTGAAGCCAAACCTGGGAATTACGTCGTGCTTACATTTTCAGATACCGGTCAAGGGATGGACAAGGAAACACTATCTCACATATTTGAGCCGTTCTTCACCACTAAGGAGATTGGTAAAGGAACCGGACTAGGACTTGCGACGGTCTATGGCATCGTCAAGCAGCACGGAGGCCAAATTAAGTGTTATAGCGAGCTTGGCCTTGGAACCACATTCACAATTTATCTACCTGCAATTCAGGTAGAACAAGATTCGCAAGCTCCAACCGTTGAGACCACTATTCCACGCGGAACAGAGACTGTTCTTCTGGTGGATGATGAAGACGATATTAGGGATCTTGGCGCAACACTTATTAGCCAGTTCGGATATAAAGTCATCACTGCTAATAATGGCAAAGAAGCTTTGGAGGCGTTCCAAAGGGAGGGCAACTGCATATCGCTGATCATACTGGACCTGATCATGCCTGAGATGGATGGCAGGAAATGCCTGGAAGAGATTCTCCGGGTCAATCCCAATGCCAAGGTTATTGTAGCCAGTGGTCATTCCGAGAGCGGATCGGCTAATAACGTCATGGCGGCCGGAGCAAGGGGATTCATCCAAAAGCCGTATAACATGAGACAGCTTTTGACTACAATTCGTGAGATCCTGGACATCGATTGA
- a CDS encoding phosphatase PAP2 family protein, whose product MRTKDLVWLTLLCLVALLTLCLRYFPYLPGDVSSTRLVQSLLPESTNWAQALSSTAKFPWVLILIGVTFVLSWVIAGLRAGLLSIASFVGLWVIGTWLGQVVAQPRPSPELVQVAEAIPGSAFPSIFAFNYMATFGFVAVLAAVKASGSFRWTLLVICASFLVIGGIARVGLAAHWPSDVAISYLIGLLWVTLLMRFI is encoded by the coding sequence ATGAGAACCAAAGATCTGGTGTGGCTAACTCTACTCTGCCTAGTGGCCCTGCTCACGCTATGCCTCAGGTATTTTCCCTATCTTCCGGGGGACGTAAGTAGTACCAGGCTTGTTCAGTCCTTACTGCCCGAATCCACGAACTGGGCTCAGGCTCTATCCTCAACTGCCAAATTCCCATGGGTCTTGATTCTAATTGGCGTCACGTTTGTGCTTTCCTGGGTGATTGCTGGGTTGCGTGCAGGATTGTTGTCAATCGCCAGCTTCGTAGGGTTGTGGGTGATTGGGACATGGCTTGGACAAGTCGTTGCCCAGCCACGACCTTCTCCCGAACTGGTTCAGGTGGCAGAAGCAATTCCAGGTTCCGCATTTCCTTCCATCTTTGCTTTTAATTATATGGCGACCTTCGGATTCGTGGCTGTTCTAGCTGCGGTCAAGGCCTCAGGAAGCTTTAGATGGACTCTGTTGGTCATATGCGCCTCGTTTCTTGTCATAGGGGGAATCGCCAGAGTTGGTCTAGCGGCTCATTGGCCCAGTGACGTGGCGATATCCTACCTCATAGGTCTCCTGTGGGTCACATTGCTCATGCGCTTCATTTGA